Proteins encoded together in one Janthinobacterium tructae window:
- the tssK gene encoding type VI secretion system baseplate subunit TssK, giving the protein MGMAAKVLWGEGLFLRPQHFQRQDQYHEARLHHTASALHPYLWGVAHMKWDLAALQTGTLRLLALSAIFRDGEVFEALGDGAPGSDTLPPPVDLEALPPAVQEVTYYAALPILNREGMNYTAQASTAGTPAATRFAHAMRATPDLFTESAVADVAYLKKTVRLIPDSEARGSYDCLPLIALRRTVSGGFEPVPSFMAPSLAIAGAPRLQGLLEHLLDALQAKVSALHGHHREPSRNVIEFRSGDVSSFWLLHTVSTAAAALMHYVRHPALHPERLYEALLGLAGGLLSYSKHYTLASLPAYDHAHPGACFDAIDAIIRELLDTVISSKYFSIALLEDKPSYYLGKLDSGKIDQHTTLYLAIRAAMPAIELVDVVPLRVKVGAPDDVEKCVLTAMPGLKLSHAPQVPAAIPVRPDTYYFVLENRGALYEQMLKAQSISVYVPAGIRDLQLELIAVTA; this is encoded by the coding sequence ATGGGCATGGCAGCGAAAGTCTTGTGGGGAGAGGGCCTGTTCCTGCGGCCGCAGCATTTCCAGCGCCAGGATCAGTATCACGAAGCGCGCCTGCATCACACGGCCAGCGCACTGCATCCCTACCTGTGGGGCGTGGCGCACATGAAATGGGATCTGGCGGCGCTGCAGACGGGCACCTTGCGCCTGCTGGCCCTGTCGGCGATCTTCCGCGACGGCGAAGTGTTCGAGGCGCTGGGCGACGGCGCGCCGGGCAGCGATACCCTGCCCCCGCCGGTGGATCTGGAAGCGCTGCCGCCGGCGGTGCAGGAAGTGACGTACTACGCGGCGCTGCCCATCCTCAACCGCGAAGGCATGAATTACACGGCGCAGGCGTCAACGGCAGGCACGCCTGCAGCCACGCGCTTTGCGCACGCCATGCGCGCCACGCCCGACCTGTTTACGGAGTCCGCCGTGGCCGACGTGGCGTACCTGAAGAAGACGGTGCGCCTGATTCCCGACAGCGAGGCGCGCGGCTCCTACGACTGCCTGCCGCTGATCGCCCTGCGGCGCACGGTGTCGGGCGGCTTCGAGCCCGTGCCATCGTTCATGGCGCCCAGCCTGGCGATCGCCGGCGCGCCGCGCCTGCAAGGCCTGCTGGAACACCTGCTCGACGCACTGCAGGCGAAGGTGAGCGCGCTGCACGGCCACCACCGCGAGCCAAGCCGCAACGTGATCGAATTCCGTTCGGGTGACGTGTCCTCTTTCTGGCTGCTGCACACGGTCAGCACGGCCGCCGCCGCGCTGATGCACTATGTGCGCCATCCGGCCCTGCATCCGGAGCGCCTGTACGAGGCGCTGCTGGGCCTGGCGGGTGGCTTGCTCAGCTACTCCAAGCACTACACCCTGGCCAGCCTGCCCGCCTACGACCACGCGCATCCGGGCGCCTGCTTCGACGCCATCGACGCGATCATCCGCGAACTGCTCGACACCGTCATCTCGTCGAAGTATTTTTCCATCGCCCTGCTGGAAGACAAGCCGTCGTATTACCTGGGCAAGCTCGATTCGGGCAAGATCGACCAGCACACCACCTTGTACCTGGCAATACGCGCCGCCATGCCCGCCATCGAACTGGTGGATGTGGTGCCGCTGCGGGTAAAAGTGGGGGCGCCCGACGACGTGGAAAAATGCGTGCTCACGGCCATGCCCGGCCTCAAATTGTCGCATGCGCCGCAAGTGCCGGCCGCCATTCCCGTGCGCCCCGACACCTATTATTTTGTACTTGAAAACCGCGGCGCGCTGTATGAACAGATGCTCAAGGCGCAGTCGATTTCCGTCTACGTGCCGGCCGGCATACGCGACCTGCAGCTGGAACTGATCGCGGTGACGGCATGA
- the icmH gene encoding type IVB secretion system protein IcmH/DotU: MSQLIERRAAPSLLGPRGAAPAGNNRQAGGALLDLMHEGFYMLFMLKHGSTPGDEQSFMERITAFLADFEREAKKIRADGDDIEAAKYAFCAAVDEIILASPFTLRKQWERRPLQLLIFGDQLAGEHFFDRLDALRGKGAMRVQALQVFHMCLLLGFQGKYAIDGGEKLSYLTARLGDEIAHIKGKSRGFAPRAERPDQVVNKRGSDVPLWTLSSFFALLAICAYLGLKTHLTRGTQTTLAAYADLVKLAPRPANLTITLP; this comes from the coding sequence ATGAGCCAGCTCATCGAACGGCGCGCGGCGCCCTCCCTGCTGGGTCCACGCGGTGCCGCCCCAGCAGGCAACAACCGGCAGGCCGGCGGCGCCCTGCTGGACCTGATGCACGAAGGCTTTTACATGCTGTTCATGCTCAAGCACGGTTCGACGCCCGGCGACGAGCAAAGCTTCATGGAGCGCATCACGGCCTTTCTCGCCGACTTCGAACGCGAAGCGAAAAAGATCCGCGCCGACGGCGATGATATCGAGGCGGCCAAGTATGCATTCTGCGCGGCCGTCGATGAAATCATCCTGGCCTCGCCCTTCACCCTGCGCAAGCAGTGGGAAAGGCGCCCGCTGCAGCTGCTGATCTTTGGCGACCAGCTGGCCGGCGAACACTTCTTCGACCGCCTCGACGCCTTGCGCGGCAAGGGTGCCATGCGCGTGCAGGCGCTGCAGGTTTTCCACATGTGTTTATTACTGGGATTCCAGGGCAAGTATGCGATCGACGGCGGCGAAAAACTCAGCTACCTGACAGCGCGCCTGGGCGACGAGATCGCCCACATCAAGGGCAAGAGCCGTGGCTTCGCGCCGCGCGCGGAACGCCCCGACCAGGTGGTCAACAAACGCGGCAGCGACGTGCCGCTGTGGACGCTGTCGAGCTTTTTCGCCCTGCTGGCCATCTGCGCCTACCTGGGCCTGAAAACGCATCTGACGCGCGGCACGCAAACGACGCTGGCCGCGTATGCGGACCTGGTCAAACTGGCGCCACGCCCGGCGAATTTGACGATCACCTTGCCCTGA
- a CDS encoding OmpA family protein, translated as MKSHIFLLPLLLSAAVPCHAQAQTQAPQTPMPGQILVTGTLADEAGKAAVLARLRELYGAERVVDQIAIGNVAVPANWNAYVQKLIAPNLKLISRGQISIAGNNVSVRGEVANEAQRQQIASDIATSLNPTYIVNNGLRVKAAEAEQGLLDAALDKRIIEFDSGKASITQAGLAILDEMAAVMLKLRGRKVEVIGHTDDTGLRASNVALSQARAEAVRTYLASKGIMAESVLVSGQGPDRPVASNATADGRARNRRIEFRIAQ; from the coding sequence ATGAAATCTCACATTTTCCTGCTGCCGCTGCTGCTTTCTGCGGCCGTTCCCTGCCACGCGCAGGCCCAGACGCAAGCGCCCCAGACGCCGATGCCGGGACAAATCCTCGTCACGGGTACCCTGGCCGACGAGGCGGGCAAGGCGGCCGTGCTGGCCCGCCTGCGCGAACTGTATGGCGCCGAGCGCGTGGTCGACCAGATCGCCATCGGCAACGTGGCCGTGCCGGCCAACTGGAACGCCTACGTGCAAAAACTGATTGCACCGAACTTGAAGCTCATTTCGCGGGGGCAGATCAGCATCGCCGGCAACAACGTCAGCGTGCGCGGCGAAGTGGCGAACGAGGCGCAGCGCCAGCAGATCGCCAGCGACATCGCCACCAGCCTCAATCCCACCTACATCGTCAACAACGGCTTGCGCGTCAAGGCGGCCGAGGCCGAGCAGGGCTTGCTCGATGCGGCGCTGGATAAACGCATCATCGAATTCGACAGCGGCAAGGCTTCCATCACACAGGCCGGCCTGGCCATCCTCGACGAGATGGCGGCCGTCATGCTCAAGCTGCGGGGACGCAAGGTGGAGGTGATCGGCCATACGGACGACACGGGCCTGCGCGCCAGCAATGTGGCCCTGAGCCAGGCGCGCGCCGAAGCCGTGCGCACCTACCTGGCCAGCAAGGGCATCATGGCCGAGTCGGTGCTGGTGTCGGGCCAGGGTCCGGACCGCCCCGTGGCCAGCAACGCCACGGCCGATGGCCGGGCGAGAAACCGGCGCATCGAGTTCCGCATTGCTCAATGA
- the tagF gene encoding type VI secretion system-associated protein TagF: protein MMRAQQQVRLGYFGKIPARGDFIKACDNHALVQLLDDWLAQVMTALTVEPRWKLNYDALPPLRFAFVGTRSRRAIAGRLEASNDQSQRRFPFMAMGALEVDDAEAFVACSPLALAPLWQRVEQLSQGIVTSAEPGPALLALAGNVVEVEPAAACHAARLAAFLQAQTVHGLQTMLASPAFPVTVRELLLGLGLLLQPVRQSGLPRLEKSLVLPLPHEAPLRELVASFWLHLIAPFLRQADFELALFFSHLDEAPVLVIGFCGADPHGLRALIDPQAGSERLIVFDQLDWVEEQLGDAAALRQFSACLQQEQLSLRSACAMFADTFA from the coding sequence ATGATGCGCGCGCAACAGCAGGTGCGCCTCGGCTACTTCGGCAAGATCCCCGCGCGCGGCGACTTCATCAAGGCTTGCGACAATCACGCGCTGGTGCAGCTGCTCGACGACTGGCTGGCGCAGGTCATGACTGCCCTGACGGTGGAACCGCGCTGGAAGCTCAATTACGACGCCTTGCCGCCGCTGCGCTTTGCCTTTGTCGGCACGCGCAGCCGGCGCGCCATCGCCGGGCGCCTGGAAGCGAGCAATGACCAGTCGCAGCGGCGCTTTCCCTTCATGGCCATGGGCGCGCTGGAAGTCGATGACGCCGAAGCCTTTGTCGCTTGCAGCCCGCTGGCGCTGGCGCCCCTGTGGCAGCGCGTGGAGCAGCTCTCGCAAGGCATTGTGACCAGCGCCGAACCGGGTCCGGCCCTGCTGGCGCTGGCCGGCAACGTGGTCGAAGTCGAACCGGCCGCAGCGTGCCACGCGGCGCGGCTGGCCGCCTTTTTGCAGGCGCAGACCGTGCACGGCTTGCAGACCATGCTGGCCTCGCCCGCGTTCCCGGTGACGGTGCGTGAATTGCTGCTGGGTCTGGGCCTGCTGCTGCAGCCGGTGCGCCAGAGCGGCTTGCCGCGCCTGGAGAAAAGCCTGGTGCTGCCGCTGCCGCACGAGGCACCGCTGCGCGAGCTGGTCGCCAGCTTCTGGCTGCACCTGATCGCGCCTTTCCTGCGCCAGGCCGATTTCGAACTGGCGCTGTTTTTTTCCCACCTCGACGAGGCGCCCGTGCTGGTGATCGGTTTTTGCGGCGCCGACCCGCACGGTTTGCGCGCGCTGATCGATCCGCAGGCCGGCAGCGAACGGCTGATCGTGTTTGACCAGCTCGACTGGGTCGAGGAGCAGCTGGGAGACGCAGCGGCGCTGCGCCAGTTTTCCGCCTGCCTGCAGCAGGAGCAGCTGTCGCTGCGCTCGGCCTGCGCCATGTTTGCCGACACCTTTGCCTGA
- the tssM gene encoding type VI secretion system membrane subunit TssM, which yields MLRRIWYFLTDSRNLTILGFVALAVFLYLGAEVLEVALIWALALLLLAFVTWLGLWLWRRRRARRDAQALGQAILNEAEIAAAQAASASTANSTRQGELDAVRTDMLAAIETIKTSRLGLKSGAAALYELPWYMIIGNPAAGKSSAILHSGLQFPFADGKVVQGVGGTRNCDWFFTTDGIVLDTAGRYSVVDEHRGEWFGFLDLLKKYRRKAPINGILIAVSIAELGGNPDVGMQLARSLRKRVQDVIERLEVFAPLYIVFTKADLIAGFTEFFADAERSERERVWGATMPYQRKLPTADLLAFFDQSFDELHDGLTELSLANMAHRQRKTMAPGVFTFPLEFAAIKPALRAFIATLFEENPFQFQPVFRGFYFTSALQEGEPVSASSQQVARRFDLAFAPAPAAVPSGARQHGYFLLELFRKVIFADKHLVANYANRAKLRFKYAVFFAATVSLGACLGGWSWSYLGNRQLVANVEADLNKVVKLQERRLDLQSRLEALEILQDRIEQLEAYRTQRPWSLRLGLYQGELLERKLREEYFAGARQVMLDPVAGALEALLFEMNASADQLQPTARTPQTPAAASSAPRNVQYQAASATNVEDAYNALKTYLMLADKTHAESSHLNDQLTRFWRGWLEGNRGAMPREQMIRSAERLLTFYLAQIGDPSWPRIEQKLALVDQARENLRRVVRGMPARERVYADIRARASTRFPGMTVARIVGEQDQALLAGSYAVSGAFTRQAWEKFVEGAFRDAANRELQSADWVLKSASTDDLTLEGSPEQIEKNLVAMYKADYAREWQKFVQGVAVADLKGFDGAVQAMNRLGDPQASPIAKLLTTIYDETSWDNPALQNAQLRKAERGIIAWFKETVLRRAPSQVTANPGMNAQIDPARLDKPMGPVGREFAGVGKLVAARDNNASLMRAYLEALSKLRSRLNLLKNQGDAGPGARQFMQQTLEGSGSELADALKLVDEQVLTGMNDAQKQAIRPILVRPLMQTFAVIVAPAELDINKTWAAQVYEPFQKSLANKYPFAPTARIEASNLEIGQFFGPEGLVAKFVTTSMGPLVVRRGDVLAPRTWADMGISLSPQVVARFPGWIAPLGAGGVAATSTAAQTVFQIQPSPAPGTLEYTVEIDGQQLRYRNTPAQWTNMVHPGPQGASGMQGARITAVTFDGRTVELFNEPGQFGLKRMIDAASKKRKDGGVFELRWARGEVAVAVDLKITSSAETTATGAGGTAALQEQGFRGMQLPETIVGAPAPVSAIAAVAAAGVSP from the coding sequence ATGCTGCGACGAATTTGGTATTTCCTCACCGACAGCCGCAATCTGACCATCCTCGGCTTCGTGGCGCTGGCCGTGTTCCTGTATCTGGGGGCCGAGGTGCTGGAAGTGGCGCTGATCTGGGCGCTGGCCTTGCTGTTGCTGGCCTTTGTCACCTGGCTGGGCCTGTGGCTGTGGCGCCGGCGCCGCGCGCGGCGCGACGCCCAGGCGCTGGGGCAAGCCATCCTCAACGAGGCCGAGATCGCCGCCGCGCAAGCGGCCTCGGCCTCGACGGCCAACAGCACCCGGCAGGGTGAACTCGACGCCGTGCGCACGGACATGCTGGCCGCCATCGAGACCATCAAAACGTCCAGGCTGGGCCTCAAATCGGGCGCCGCCGCCCTGTACGAATTGCCGTGGTACATGATCATCGGCAATCCGGCCGCCGGCAAGAGCAGCGCCATCCTGCATTCTGGCCTGCAATTCCCTTTCGCTGACGGCAAGGTCGTGCAAGGCGTGGGCGGCACGCGCAACTGCGACTGGTTTTTCACCACGGATGGCATCGTGCTCGACACGGCGGGACGTTATTCTGTCGTCGACGAGCATCGCGGCGAGTGGTTCGGCTTTCTCGACCTGCTGAAAAAATACCGGCGCAAGGCACCCATCAACGGCATCCTCATCGCCGTCAGCATCGCCGAACTGGGAGGCAACCCCGATGTGGGCATGCAACTGGCGCGCAGCCTGCGCAAGCGCGTGCAGGACGTCATCGAACGCCTGGAAGTGTTCGCGCCGCTGTACATCGTGTTTACCAAGGCAGACCTGATCGCCGGCTTCACGGAGTTTTTTGCCGATGCCGAACGCAGCGAACGCGAGCGTGTCTGGGGCGCCACCATGCCCTACCAGCGCAAGCTGCCCACGGCGGACCTGCTGGCGTTTTTCGACCAGAGTTTCGATGAATTGCACGATGGCTTGACGGAGCTGAGCCTGGCCAACATGGCGCACCGGCAACGCAAGACGATGGCGCCCGGCGTATTTACCTTTCCGCTGGAGTTTGCCGCCATCAAGCCGGCCCTGCGCGCCTTCATCGCCACCCTGTTCGAGGAAAACCCGTTCCAGTTCCAGCCCGTGTTCCGCGGCTTTTATTTCACCAGCGCGCTGCAGGAGGGCGAGCCCGTGAGTGCCTCCTCGCAGCAGGTGGCGCGCCGCTTCGACCTGGCCTTCGCGCCGGCCCCGGCCGCCGTGCCATCGGGCGCGCGCCAGCATGGTTATTTCCTGCTGGAGTTGTTCCGCAAGGTGATTTTTGCAGACAAGCACCTGGTGGCCAACTATGCCAACCGCGCCAAGCTGCGCTTCAAGTACGCCGTGTTCTTTGCCGCCACCGTGTCGCTGGGCGCCTGCCTGGGTGGCTGGAGCTGGTCCTACCTGGGCAACCGGCAATTGGTGGCCAACGTCGAGGCCGATCTGAACAAAGTGGTGAAACTGCAGGAGCGCCGCCTGGACTTGCAGTCGCGCCTGGAAGCGCTGGAGATCTTGCAGGACCGCATCGAGCAGCTGGAAGCGTACCGCACGCAACGGCCATGGTCCTTGCGCCTGGGCCTGTATCAGGGTGAGTTACTTGAGCGCAAGCTGCGCGAGGAATATTTTGCCGGCGCGCGCCAGGTCATGCTGGACCCCGTGGCGGGCGCGCTGGAAGCCTTGCTGTTCGAGATGAACGCCAGCGCCGACCAGCTGCAGCCCACGGCGCGCACGCCGCAGACACCGGCCGCCGCATCCTCTGCGCCACGCAATGTTCAGTACCAGGCGGCCAGCGCGACGAATGTGGAAGATGCCTACAACGCGCTGAAAACCTATCTGATGCTGGCCGACAAGACGCATGCGGAAAGCAGCCACCTGAACGACCAGCTGACGCGCTTCTGGCGCGGCTGGCTGGAAGGTAACCGGGGCGCCATGCCGCGCGAGCAGATGATACGCAGTGCCGAACGGCTGCTGACGTTTTACCTGGCGCAGATCGGCGATCCGTCCTGGCCGCGCATCGAGCAGAAGCTGGCGCTGGTCGACCAGGCGCGCGAAAACCTGCGCCGCGTGGTGCGCGGCATGCCGGCGCGCGAGCGCGTGTATGCCGACATTCGCGCGCGCGCCTCGACGCGTTTTCCCGGCATGACGGTGGCGCGCATCGTCGGCGAACAGGATCAGGCGCTGCTGGCGGGCAGCTACGCCGTCTCCGGCGCCTTTACGCGCCAGGCGTGGGAAAAGTTCGTAGAGGGCGCCTTTCGCGACGCCGCCAACCGCGAGCTGCAAAGCGCCGACTGGGTGCTGAAAAGCGCCTCCACCGATGACCTGACCCTGGAAGGCAGCCCGGAGCAGATCGAGAAAAACCTGGTGGCCATGTACAAGGCCGACTACGCGCGCGAGTGGCAAAAATTCGTGCAGGGCGTGGCCGTCGCCGACCTGAAAGGCTTTGACGGCGCCGTGCAGGCGATGAACCGCCTGGGCGACCCGCAAGCGTCGCCGATCGCCAAACTGCTGACGACCATCTACGATGAAACCTCGTGGGACAATCCGGCGCTGCAAAATGCGCAATTGCGCAAGGCCGAGCGGGGCATCATCGCCTGGTTCAAGGAAACCGTGCTGCGCCGCGCGCCGTCGCAGGTGACGGCCAATCCGGGCATGAATGCGCAGATCGACCCGGCCCGCCTGGATAAACCCATGGGCCCCGTGGGGCGCGAATTTGCCGGCGTGGGCAAGCTGGTGGCGGCCAGGGACAACAATGCCTCGCTGATGCGCGCCTACCTGGAAGCGCTGTCGAAACTGCGCAGCCGTTTGAACTTGCTGAAGAACCAGGGCGACGCGGGGCCGGGTGCGCGCCAGTTCATGCAGCAGACCCTGGAAGGCAGCGGTTCCGAACTGGCCGACGCCCTGAAGCTGGTCGATGAGCAGGTGCTTACGGGGATGAACGACGCGCAAAAGCAGGCGATTCGCCCCATCCTCGTGCGCCCGCTGATGCAAACCTTTGCCGTCATCGTCGCGCCGGCCGAACTCGATATCAACAAGACCTGGGCGGCGCAGGTGTACGAACCGTTCCAGAAATCGCTGGCCAACAAATATCCGTTCGCGCCCACGGCGCGCATCGAGGCGAGCAACCTGGAGATCGGCCAGTTCTTCGGCCCGGAAGGCCTGGTGGCGAAATTCGTCACGACGTCCATGGGACCATTGGTGGTGCGGCGCGGCGACGTGCTGGCACCGCGCACCTGGGCCGACATGGGCATCAGCCTGTCGCCGCAGGTAGTGGCGCGGTTTCCCGGTTGGATCGCGCCGCTGGGCGCGGGCGGCGTGGCGGCCACCTCGACGGCGGCGCAAACCGTGTTCCAGATCCAGCCGTCGCCCGCGCCCGGCACCCTGGAATACACGGTGGAGATCGACGGGCAGCAGCTGCGCTACCGTAACACGCCGGCGCAGTGGACGAACATGGTTCATCCCGGCCCGCAGGGCGCGTCGGGCATGCAAGGGGCGCGCATCACGGCCGTCACCTTCGACGGGCGCACGGTGGAGCTGTTCAACGAGCCGGGGCAATTCGGCCTGAAGCGCATGATCGATGCGGCGAGCAAAAAGCGCAAGGATGGCGGCGTGTTCGAACTGCGCTGGGCGCGCGGCGAGGTGGCCGTGGCGGTCGACCTGAAAATCACCAGCAGCGCGGAAACGACGGCGACGGGTGCGGGCGGAACTGCGGCGCTGCAGGAGCAGGGTTTTCGCGGCATGCAGCTGCCCGAGACCATCGTCGGTGCTCCAGCACCCGTGTCGGCTATTGCCGCCGTTGCGGCGGCGGGAGTGTCGCCATGA
- a CDS encoding M15 family metallopeptidase: MFVALVLMYFLLACFACWLLLFPGGRAIVLHTLVNLGWRVQRHAQHLKGGSGAQWQRMRRHTGSGMARAWQLLWRHRWLSLAGSVLVIVPPLLAWLSSDRIALRGYADRQHVINDQVSDLLKGEQLVPPPTLPPLLFSTAEVTQLRPLLGGASRNWQLLDHDYAQRLLLVFKIMKDVHGYDMVLLEGYRSPARQDQLAAAGPNVTNARAFQSYHQYGLAADCAFMHEGKLIISEKNAWAMRGYRLYGVTAESVGLRWGGRWTMMDFGHTELPQPRVLGK, encoded by the coding sequence ATGTTTGTCGCCCTGGTCCTGATGTATTTCCTGCTTGCCTGTTTTGCTTGCTGGCTGCTGCTGTTTCCCGGCGGTCGCGCCATCGTGCTGCACACGCTCGTCAACCTGGGCTGGCGCGTGCAGCGGCACGCGCAGCATCTGAAAGGCGGCAGCGGCGCGCAGTGGCAGCGCATGCGGCGGCACACGGGCTCGGGCATGGCGCGCGCCTGGCAGCTGCTGTGGCGGCATCGTTGGCTGAGCCTGGCAGGCAGCGTGCTGGTCATCGTGCCGCCCCTGCTGGCGTGGTTGTCCAGCGACCGTATCGCCTTGCGTGGCTATGCCGACCGGCAACACGTCATCAATGACCAGGTCAGCGACTTGCTGAAAGGCGAACAGCTGGTGCCGCCGCCAACCTTGCCGCCGCTGCTGTTTTCCACGGCGGAAGTGACGCAGCTGCGCCCGCTGCTGGGCGGCGCCAGCCGCAACTGGCAATTGCTCGACCACGACTACGCGCAGCGCCTGTTGCTGGTCTTCAAGATCATGAAGGACGTGCATGGCTACGACATGGTCTTGCTGGAAGGCTATCGCAGCCCCGCGCGCCAGGACCAGCTGGCGGCGGCCGGCCCGAACGTGACCAACGCCAGGGCGTTTCAAAGCTATCACCAGTATGGCCTGGCGGCCGATTGCGCATTCATGCATGAAGGAAAGCTCATCATTTCTGAAAAAAATGCCTGGGCCATGCGTGGCTACCGTTTATATGGCGTGACGGCCGAATCGGTGGGCCTGCGCTGGGGCGGGCGCTGGACCATGATGGATTTTGGCCACACGGAATTGCCGCAACCGCGCGTGCTGGGCAAGTAA
- a CDS encoding alpha/beta fold hydrolase, producing the protein MPILNLSAETDIYYELIEGDPAKPCLVFLHEGLGCCAMWKDFPAQLCQATGCRGLLYDRHGYGQSSPLAARRQLHYLHDYALCELPQVLAALLPGQDHFLIGHSDGGSIALIYAAQQPPRLRGIITEAAHVFVEGVTLDGIRVADAAFGAGKLRALAKYHGDKTESIFKAWSDTWLSYGFQFWNIEYLLPSVECPALVLQGSEDQYGSAAQVDTIVAQALNAVPAMVEQCGHAPHQEQPQALLALMEGFLQGRMDAATHPRSI; encoded by the coding sequence ATGCCGATACTGAACCTGAGTGCTGAAACCGATATCTATTACGAATTGATCGAGGGCGACCCCGCCAAGCCTTGCCTGGTATTCCTGCACGAGGGGCTCGGCTGCTGTGCGATGTGGAAAGATTTCCCCGCGCAGCTATGCCAGGCGACGGGCTGCCGCGGCTTGCTGTATGACCGCCACGGCTATGGGCAATCGTCGCCGCTGGCGGCGCGCCGCCAACTCCATTATTTGCACGACTACGCGCTGTGCGAGCTGCCGCAAGTGCTCGCCGCACTGCTGCCGGGGCAGGACCATTTTCTCATCGGCCACTCCGATGGCGGCAGCATCGCCCTCATTTATGCGGCGCAGCAGCCACCGCGCTTGCGCGGCATCATCACCGAAGCGGCGCACGTGTTTGTCGAGGGCGTCACGCTCGATGGGATACGCGTGGCGGACGCGGCGTTTGGCGCGGGCAAGCTGCGCGCGCTGGCGAAATACCATGGCGACAAGACGGAATCCATCTTCAAGGCCTGGTCGGATACCTGGCTCAGCTACGGTTTCCAGTTCTGGAACATCGAATACCTGCTGCCTTCCGTCGAATGTCCGGCGCTGGTGCTGCAGGGCAGCGAGGACCAGTACGGCAGCGCGGCCCAGGTTGACACGATCGTGGCGCAGGCCCTCAACGCTGTGCCTGCCATGGTCGAGCAGTGCGGCCATGCACCGCACCAGGAGCAGCCGCAGGCATTGCTGGCGCTGATGGAAGGCTTTTTGCAAGGCCGCATGGACGCGGCCACTCACCCGAGAAGCATTTGA
- a CDS encoding GntR family transcriptional regulator, producing MAAAIVARQLPPGTRLREEALCRLYGVSRTKIRAALLILSKDKLIRMVPDKGAFVSQPTEAEARDIFAARRIIEAALAREFVARAKPADYRMLERHLKAERLALAQATPLRSQLLGDFHVLLADIAGNAVLRDIVRELVGRSSLITMLYQSGHAAACSYDEHGRFLEAARSGDADLAARLMVEHLTHVEAALRFDGSAADARKDLVAALLM from the coding sequence ATGGCGGCCGCCATCGTGGCACGCCAATTGCCGCCCGGTACGCGGTTGCGTGAAGAGGCGCTATGCCGGCTGTATGGCGTCAGCCGCACCAAGATCCGCGCCGCCCTGCTGATTCTCTCGAAAGACAAACTCATACGCATGGTGCCCGACAAGGGCGCCTTCGTCAGCCAGCCCACCGAAGCGGAAGCGCGCGACATCTTCGCCGCGCGGCGTATCATCGAAGCGGCCCTGGCGCGCGAATTCGTCGCGCGGGCCAAACCCGCCGACTACCGGATGCTGGAGCGGCACCTGAAAGCGGAACGCCTGGCGCTGGCACAGGCGACGCCGCTGCGCTCGCAACTGCTGGGCGACTTCCACGTCTTGCTGGCCGACATCGCCGGCAACGCCGTGCTGCGCGATATCGTGCGCGAACTGGTGGGGCGCAGCTCGCTGATCACCATGCTGTACCAGTCCGGCCACGCTGCCGCCTGCTCGTACGACGAACACGGCCGTTTTCTTGAGGCGGCGCGCAGCGGCGACGCGGACCTGGCGGCGCGCCTGATGGTCGAGCACCTGACGCATGTGGAAGCGGCCTTGCGCTTCGATGGCAGCGCCGCCGACGCCAGGAAGGACCTGGTGGCGGCGCTGCTGATGTAA